From a region of the Cucumis sativus cultivar 9930 chromosome 6, Cucumber_9930_V3, whole genome shotgun sequence genome:
- the LOC101216052 gene encoding protein S-acyltransferase 10 isoform X1 — MVLKMIVDVCRPRDFLDRIMDRYIRFFPCLSDPVRRSSLGLKVALVMLHLVYAGLLFAFDRHLIEEAKIKPWYAASYFLLFVATLIQYFVTSCSSPGYVLEAMRAAIEKDNAFRKASKQPASSKNVSVVVTIDRNPAEKTVQADVTSWTKMVMDMYPPGTLLRNFTCSYCHVEQPPRTKHCHDCDRCVLQFDHHCVWLGTCIGQGNHCRFWWYIFEETALCLWTGIWYISYLKADMARAWWKDAIVIVLLITLSIALIFLLLLLLFHSYLVLTNQTTYELVRRRRIFYLRSIPERVYPFSKGVCRNLYDFCCQRGNIYNFEPLPSAQVLEERSRPYTCSDIYRCRCC; from the exons ATGGTTTTGAAGATGATCGTGGATGTTTGCCGCCCTCGCGACTTCTTGGATCGGATAATGGACCGATACATTCGCTTTTTCCCTTGTCTTTCCGATCCTG TCCGGAGATCTTCGTTGGGATTAAAAGTAGCGTTGGTGATGCTGCATCTTGTTTATGCTGGACTTCTCTTTGCATTCGACCGTCATTTGATTGAAGAAGCTAAAATTAAACCGTG GTACGCAGCTTCATATTTCTTGCTTTTCGTTGCTACTCTCATTCAGTACTTTGTAACATCATGCTCATCTCCAGG TTATGTCCTTGAGGCAATGAGGGCTGCTATTGAGAAAGATAATGCTTTTAGAAAGGCATCAAA ACAACCTGCTTCAAGCAAGAATGTAAGTGTGGTTGTTACTATAGACCGGAACCCTGCCGAAAAGACTGTTCAGGCAGATGTAACATCGTGGACAAAGATGGTGATGGACATGTACCCTCCTGGAACATTACTTAG AAATTTTACATGCTCCTATTGTCATGTAGAGCAG CCTCCAAGGACGAAGCATTGCCATGATTGTGATAGATGCGTACTTCAGTTTGATCATCATTGTGTCTGGCTTGGGACATGTATTGGCCAGGGAAATCATTGTCGGTTCTG GTGGTACATTTTTGAGGAGACGGCTTTATGTTTGTGGACTGGAATATGGTACATTTCATACCTCAAGGCTGATATGGCACGGGCTTG GTGGAAGGATGCCATTGTCATTGTGCTTCTGATTACCTTATCGATTGCCTTGATATTTCTACTACTATTGCTTCTGTTTCACAG CTATCTTGTTCTTACAAATCAAACTACATATGAACTTGTTAGACGTAGGCGAATCTTTTACTTAAG GAGCATTCCTGAAAGAGTTTATCCCTTCAGCAAAGGAGTTTGCCGTAATTTGTACGATTTCTGTTGTCAAAGAGGCAACATATATAACTTTGAGCCCCTGCCTTCGGCTCAGGTACTTGAAGAGAGATCAAGACCGTACACGTGTTCAGACATCTATAGGTGTAGATGTTGCTGA
- the LOC101216052 gene encoding protein S-acyltransferase 10 isoform X2, with the protein MLHLVYAGLLFAFDRHLIEEAKIKPWYAASYFLLFVATLIQYFVTSCSSPGYVLEAMRAAIEKDNAFRKASKQPASSKNVSVVVTIDRNPAEKTVQADVTSWTKMVMDMYPPGTLLRNFTCSYCHVEQPPRTKHCHDCDRCVLQFDHHCVWLGTCIGQGNHCRFWWYIFEETALCLWTGIWYISYLKADMARAWWKDAIVIVLLITLSIALIFLLLLLLFHSYLVLTNQTTYELVRRRRIFYLRSIPERVYPFSKGVCRNLYDFCCQRGNIYNFEPLPSAQVLEERSRPYTCSDIYRCRCC; encoded by the exons ATGCTGCATCTTGTTTATGCTGGACTTCTCTTTGCATTCGACCGTCATTTGATTGAAGAAGCTAAAATTAAACCGTG GTACGCAGCTTCATATTTCTTGCTTTTCGTTGCTACTCTCATTCAGTACTTTGTAACATCATGCTCATCTCCAGG TTATGTCCTTGAGGCAATGAGGGCTGCTATTGAGAAAGATAATGCTTTTAGAAAGGCATCAAA ACAACCTGCTTCAAGCAAGAATGTAAGTGTGGTTGTTACTATAGACCGGAACCCTGCCGAAAAGACTGTTCAGGCAGATGTAACATCGTGGACAAAGATGGTGATGGACATGTACCCTCCTGGAACATTACTTAG AAATTTTACATGCTCCTATTGTCATGTAGAGCAG CCTCCAAGGACGAAGCATTGCCATGATTGTGATAGATGCGTACTTCAGTTTGATCATCATTGTGTCTGGCTTGGGACATGTATTGGCCAGGGAAATCATTGTCGGTTCTG GTGGTACATTTTTGAGGAGACGGCTTTATGTTTGTGGACTGGAATATGGTACATTTCATACCTCAAGGCTGATATGGCACGGGCTTG GTGGAAGGATGCCATTGTCATTGTGCTTCTGATTACCTTATCGATTGCCTTGATATTTCTACTACTATTGCTTCTGTTTCACAG CTATCTTGTTCTTACAAATCAAACTACATATGAACTTGTTAGACGTAGGCGAATCTTTTACTTAAG GAGCATTCCTGAAAGAGTTTATCCCTTCAGCAAAGGAGTTTGCCGTAATTTGTACGATTTCTGTTGTCAAAGAGGCAACATATATAACTTTGAGCCCCTGCCTTCGGCTCAGGTACTTGAAGAGAGATCAAGACCGTACACGTGTTCAGACATCTATAGGTGTAGATGTTGCTGA
- the LOC101215810 gene encoding IST1-like protein isoform X2, whose product MSAATEAAARSLKIVKQFITILRCGFNSSKCKTAAKMAVARIKLLRNKREAVVKQMRRDIALLLQSGQDATARIRVEHVIREQNVLAANEIIELFCELVVARLSIIAKQRQCPADLKEGVASLIFAAPRCSEIPELSALRNVFEKKYGKDFVSAAVDLRPNCGVNRLLIDKLSVRTPTGEVKLKIMKEIAKEHKIEWDTTESEKELLKPSEELIEGPRTFVSAASLPVKPIVSHSDNAQIERTTNSRENESMHFQDSASAAEAAAKAAKQAIAAAEAAAYLANKDLNRDAGDSGFNLGFGGGPPANSTPTRSYNMNHQFKAGEDGTAPTQSFGRCSSLKNEETRNVNTDYEMAYRRHSYNPTDIKFDESDCEEETEMEDEADRGVSRPPDRNPPPAPSSRVHPKLPDYDTLAARFEALKYRKA is encoded by the exons ATGAGCGCCGCCACTGAAGCTGCCGCTCGTTCCCTCAAGATCGTCAAGCAGTTCATCACCATCCTCCGCTGTGGCTTCAACTCCTCAAAATG TAAAACGGCGGCGAAAATGGCGGTGGCGAGGATAAAACTACTGAGGAACAAGCGAGAGGCGGTGGTGAAGCAGATGAGACGAGACATTGCTCTGCTTCTTCAGTCCGGTCAAGACGCCACTGCTCGTATTCGG GTTGAACATGTGATAAGAGAACAGAATGTTTTGGCTGCTAATGAGATTATCGAGCTCTTCTGTGAGTTAGTTGTAGCTAGATTATCAATAATAGCAAAACAAAG GCAATGTCCGGCAGATCTAAAAGAAGGGGTTGCTAGTTTGATCTTTGCGGCTCCGAGGTGCTCAGAAATTCCGGAACTTTCTGCACTTAGGaatgtttttgaaaagaaatatgggAAGGATTTTGTCTCTGCTGCCGTTGATCTGAGGCCAAACTGTGGAGTGAATCGGCTG CTCATTGACAAGCTCTCGGTTCGAACTCCCACGGGTGAAGTGAAGCTTAAAATAATGAAGGAGATTGCTAAGGAGCACAAGATTGAATGGGATACCACAGAATCTGAGAAAGAGCTGCTAAAGCCTTCTGAAGAACTTATT GAAGGGCCTCGGACTTTCGTAAGTGCTGCCAGCTTACCTGTGAAACCTATAGTAAGCCATTCAGATAATGCTCAAATTGAAAG AACGACAAACAGTAGAGAGAATGAAAGTATGCACTTTCAAGATTCAGCATCAGCTGCAGAAGCTGCTGCAAAAGCAGCAAAGCAAGCAATTGCTGCTGCAGAGGCAGCTGCCTATTTGGCAAACAAAGACTTGAATCGAGATGCTGGAGACTCAGGTTTCAATCTTGGATTTGGAGGAGGCCCTCCTGCCAATTCCACCCCAACCAGGTCTTATAATATGAATCATCAGTTCAAGGCAGGAGAAGATGGGACAGCCCCAACTCAGAGCTTTGGCAGGTGCTCCTCCCTTAAGAATGAGGAGACAAGGAATGTAAATACAGATTACGAGATGGCTTACAGGAGACATAGCTACAATCCTACAGACATAAAGTTTGATGAATCAGattgtgaagaagaaactgaAATGGAGGACGAAGCTGACAGAGGGGTTAGTCGACCTCCTGATCGGAATCCTCCACCAGCACCTTCATCTCGTGTTCACCCCAAACTGCCTGATTATGACACACTTGCAGCTCGTTTCGAAGCCCTCAAGTACAGGAAAGCCTGA
- the LOC101215810 gene encoding IST1-like protein isoform X1, whose protein sequence is MSAATEAAARSLKIVKQFITILRCGFNSSKCKTAAKMAVARIKLLRNKREAVVKQMRRDIALLLQSGQDATARIRVEHVIREQNVLAANEIIELFCELVVARLSIIAKQRQCPADLKEGVASLIFAAPRCSEIPELSALRNVFEKKYGKDFVSAAVDLRPNCGVNRLLIDKLSVRTPTGEVKLKIMKEIAKEHKIEWDTTESEKELLKPSEELIEGPRTFVSAASLPVKPIVSHSDNAQIESRTTNSRENESMHFQDSASAAEAAAKAAKQAIAAAEAAAYLANKDLNRDAGDSGFNLGFGGGPPANSTPTRSYNMNHQFKAGEDGTAPTQSFGRCSSLKNEETRNVNTDYEMAYRRHSYNPTDIKFDESDCEEETEMEDEADRGVSRPPDRNPPPAPSSRVHPKLPDYDTLAARFEALKYRKA, encoded by the exons ATGAGCGCCGCCACTGAAGCTGCCGCTCGTTCCCTCAAGATCGTCAAGCAGTTCATCACCATCCTCCGCTGTGGCTTCAACTCCTCAAAATG TAAAACGGCGGCGAAAATGGCGGTGGCGAGGATAAAACTACTGAGGAACAAGCGAGAGGCGGTGGTGAAGCAGATGAGACGAGACATTGCTCTGCTTCTTCAGTCCGGTCAAGACGCCACTGCTCGTATTCGG GTTGAACATGTGATAAGAGAACAGAATGTTTTGGCTGCTAATGAGATTATCGAGCTCTTCTGTGAGTTAGTTGTAGCTAGATTATCAATAATAGCAAAACAAAG GCAATGTCCGGCAGATCTAAAAGAAGGGGTTGCTAGTTTGATCTTTGCGGCTCCGAGGTGCTCAGAAATTCCGGAACTTTCTGCACTTAGGaatgtttttgaaaagaaatatgggAAGGATTTTGTCTCTGCTGCCGTTGATCTGAGGCCAAACTGTGGAGTGAATCGGCTG CTCATTGACAAGCTCTCGGTTCGAACTCCCACGGGTGAAGTGAAGCTTAAAATAATGAAGGAGATTGCTAAGGAGCACAAGATTGAATGGGATACCACAGAATCTGAGAAAGAGCTGCTAAAGCCTTCTGAAGAACTTATT GAAGGGCCTCGGACTTTCGTAAGTGCTGCCAGCTTACCTGTGAAACCTATAGTAAGCCATTCAGATAATGCTCAAATTGAAAG CAGAACGACAAACAGTAGAGAGAATGAAAGTATGCACTTTCAAGATTCAGCATCAGCTGCAGAAGCTGCTGCAAAAGCAGCAAAGCAAGCAATTGCTGCTGCAGAGGCAGCTGCCTATTTGGCAAACAAAGACTTGAATCGAGATGCTGGAGACTCAGGTTTCAATCTTGGATTTGGAGGAGGCCCTCCTGCCAATTCCACCCCAACCAGGTCTTATAATATGAATCATCAGTTCAAGGCAGGAGAAGATGGGACAGCCCCAACTCAGAGCTTTGGCAGGTGCTCCTCCCTTAAGAATGAGGAGACAAGGAATGTAAATACAGATTACGAGATGGCTTACAGGAGACATAGCTACAATCCTACAGACATAAAGTTTGATGAATCAGattgtgaagaagaaactgaAATGGAGGACGAAGCTGACAGAGGGGTTAGTCGACCTCCTGATCGGAATCCTCCACCAGCACCTTCATCTCGTGTTCACCCCAAACTGCCTGATTATGACACACTTGCAGCTCGTTTCGAAGCCCTCAAGTACAGGAAAGCCTGA